From the genome of Thermodesulfatator atlanticus DSM 21156:
AACCCCACCATCTTTTAGGCTGATGCCGCCCTCTACCACGCAGATGTATTTACCCTTGTACTTTTCTACGGCCTTTTTAAGGTTTTCTTCAGCCTGATGCCCGGCCGCTGCCATAAGGGTTTCGTGGTATTCGAGAGAAATTAAATCCAAAATAAGGGTTGCGATATCAGGGTGAGAGGTACGTAAAAGAGCTTCACTACAACCAGTACATTCAACAAAATGAAGCCAGATAACCGGAGGTCTTTCGGGAGACTTAAGCGCTGCTTCGACCTTTGAAACCATAGAGGCCGGAAGTCCCATTGCTGCGGTAGCAATGGTTGCGGCCTTTAGAAAATCCCTTCTTCGTAATTTCATAAGTCCGTTCAGACTAAAACGATTCATGGCTGCCTCCTCCAAATTAATGTGCGTAAATTACCCCTTTTGACTATAGTTTTTTTATAGGTTAACATGCGTAAAAAGTAAAGAAATTTTTCACTTATTTTGACATGAATGGCTCTACAAAAGCTGCTATAATTGGACTGGGAAATATCCTTTTTAAAGATGAAGGATTCGGTGTTCATCTTGTTAGATATCTCATGAACCATTATCGCTTCCCCGTAAATTGCCAAGTAATTGACGGTGGTTGTGCTGGACTTTCCCTTCTTGATCTTATGCGTGGGAATGATTTAGTCTTCATCATAGACGTATATCTCTCTCAAGAAGATCCCCCGGGCTCTTATAAAATATTTTCGTGGAATGATATCGAAAACTTAAAAGGAAATAACTTTGCGTCCGTCCACCAATTCGGCGTAAAAGACGCCCTAGGAGTAGCAAGGCTTCAGGGAATTGTGCCCGAAGTTTTTAAAACATATGCTGTAGTACCGGAAAATATGGACCTTGGCCTTGAACTTAGCCCAACCTTAGCAAAGGTTCTACCGCTTCTTGCCGAAAAGGTTGTTAGCGATTTAACGAACTACAATTTTAAGATAGAAAAGGTATAGCTTATGTGTCTTGGCGTTCCCATGAAGCTCACAAAAGTCACGTACCCCACAGGTATCGCTGAAGTTGACGGGGTCAAAAGAGAAGTAAATCTTCAACTCCTTCCAGAAGAAGAAATAAAAGAAGGAGATTATGTAATCGTGCACGTAGGCTTTGCCATCCAAAAACTAACCCCAGAAGAAGCCGAAGAAACCTGGCGACTTTTAAAACAAGTCCTTGAAAGCCATGCATGAAACCTCTCTTGTACTTGCCATGTGTTCCCAAATAGAAGAAATGGCCCGCGCCCAAAAGGCCCAGGAGGTCCTTTCGATAACCGTGCGAATAGGCGAAGTAGCAGGTGTTGAAGAAGAAATTTTTGCCTTTGCCTTTGAAGTATATAAAAAAGAAAATCCACTCTTTAAAAAAAGCGAATTAAAAATAGAGAAAATCCCTGCCAGGAAAAAATGCCTGGCCTGTGGTGAAGAATTTCAAGGCCTTTCTCCCAAAAAGTGTCCTCGTTGCGGAAAAGAACAATTTAGCTACACTGGCGGGGACGAATTACAAATAGCCAAAGTGGAACTAATGGTGGAGGATTAAAATGTGTGAACATTGTGGCTGCCATGAACGCACCAAAGAAATCACCCTTGAGCATAAAATCCTTTCGGAAAACGAAGCCATTGCGGAAAGTAACAGGGCCCACTTTAAGGCCAAAGGCATAAAGGCCATAAACCTGATTAGCTCACCCGGCTCCGGGAAAACCACCCTTCTTGAGGCCACCATAGACGCCCTGGCAGGCGAAATCCCTATGGCCGTTATTGAAGGAGACCCTGAGACCGAACGCGATGCCGAAAGGATCCGTCAAAAAGGCATTCCCGCAGTGCAGGTGACCACTGGTGGCGCCTGCCATCTTGACGCCCGTACGGTGCACCGTGCGTTCCACCAGTTAGAAGAAAACCAGTTCAAACTCCTTTTTATAGAAAACGTTGGCAATCTCCTTTGCCCCTCAGCCTTTGACCTTGGCGAGGACCTAAGAGTCGTGCTTGTCTCTGTGCCAGAAGGATCTGACAAGCCTGCCAAATACCCTGCTGCTTTTTATAGGGCCGATATCTTCCTCATCACCAAAATAGACCTTCTTCCTTACTTTGACTTTGATCTCGAAGAGGCCCGTCGCCTGGCACAAGAATTAAACCCCAGGTTAAAGATCATCCCCCTTTCCGCTAAGACCGGAGAAGGTATGTCATTGTGGCTGGAAACCCTGAAGGCCTTGGCATCACAGTAAAAGGCGTAGTCCAGGGCGTGGGCTTCAGGCCCTTTGTCTATCGCCTGGCCAAGCGTTTCGGCCTTACGGGAAGCGTTAGAAACACCGGTGAAGGGGTCCTCATTGAGGCCTTTGGTGACGAAAAAGCCCTTTTGGCCTTTTTAAAGGCCCTTAAAGAAGAAGCCCCGCCCCTTGCCCGCATTGAAAGCCTTAAGACAACCCCGCTAGAAGGGAAGGCCCCTTCTGAATTCTTGGTCCTTGAAAGCCAGGGCGGCACCAAAAAGACCAAGATTCCGCCAGATGTGGCCACGTGTGAGGCCTGTCTTGCCGAACTCTTTGACGCGGACGACCGCCGTTTTCGCTATCCATTTATTAATTGCACAGACTGTGGCCCTCGCTTTAGCGTGATCCTTGATCTCCCTTACGACCGGGGAAAGACCACCATGAAGGTCTTCCTCCTTTGCCCTGAATGCCAAAGCGAGTACCAAAACCCGGAAGACCGCCGGTTTCACGCCGAGCCCAACGCCTGCCCGGCCTGTGGCCCTAAAATATGGCTCTGTGACGCAAAGGGCAACGCCCTTAGAGATGTAGAAGACCCCCTTGCCTTTGCCATAGAGGCGCTTCGAGAGGGGAAGATCCTTGCCCTGCGCGGGCTTGGGGGGTTTCACCTGGCCTGTGACGCTACCAACCAAGAGGCCTGCCACATCTTGCGTAAACGCAAAAAACGTCCCCGCAAGCCCTTTGCCATCATGGTAAAAGACCTCGCGGCAGCGGAATTGTTGGCAGAACTTGGTCCAGAAGAAAAAAGGCTTCTTTGCTCACCCAAAAGACCTATCCTTTTAGCCAGGGCCAAAAGCCCCTCACCCCTTGCGGCAGAAATAGCCCCAGGGCTTGATATCTTGGGCCTCATGCTCCCCTACACCCCGCTTCACCATCTCTTGCTAAGGGAGGGTGATTTTCTGGCCTTGGTGATGACCAGCGGGAATCTCTCAGGTGAGCCCCTTTGTGTCTCAAATGAAGAGGCCCTAACGCGCCTAAAGGGTATTGCCGACTTTTTCCTACTGCACAACCGGGAAATCGCTATCGGTATAGACGATTCGGTCATGCGCTTCATAGCGGGAAAGCCCCGCCTCATAAGAAGGGCAAGAGGCTTTGTGCCTGAGCCGCTTCCCTACCCCTTTACGGAAAAAAGGGTCTTTGCCTTTGGGCCGCACCTCAAAAACACCTTTACCCTTACCCGGGAGGACGAGGCCTTTATCTCCCAACACCTTGGCGACCTGGAAGACTTAGAGACCGTGCGCTTTTTCAAAAAAGTGCGCGCCCATTTTGAAAATATTTTGCACGTAAGGCCTCAGGTCCTTGTCTGCGATTTGCATCCCGGGTACTTGAGCACTGAGCTTGCGGAAGAAGAGGCCAAAAAGACCGGGCTCCCACTGGTAAAGGTGCAGCACCACGTGGCCCACGCCGCCGCGGTGGCTGGAGAGTTTGGAATACGCCCCCCGTTTCTTGCCTTAATTCTTGATGGCGTTGGCCTGGGCGATGACCATACTCTCTGGGGCGGAGAGCTCTTCTATGTTGAGGCCGGCAGCTATCAGCGCCTGGGGCATATCTTTCCGGTAGGGCAACCTGGTGGGGATGCCGCGGCAAGGGAGCCCTGGCGCATGCTGCTTGCTTATCTTTACGCGCTCTACGGTGACAAAGCCCTTGAAACTTTTCGGAAGCTTCTCCCTGATACTTTTTGGGCAAAGGGAGAAATAGTGTTTAAAATGCTTGCCCGCGGGGTAAACGCCCCGCTTACCACCAGCACCGGGCGCCTCTTTGACGCCTGTGCCGCGCTCCTTGGGGTGTGCTACGAGCAAAGTTTTGAGGGCGAGGCCCCCATGCTCCTTGAGGCCATGGCCGCCAGGGCCCAAGAAAGACTAATTTTCGAAATCCCGCTTACGGTTAAAGAGCACCTGGTCCTTGATACCCGCAGGCTATTTCGGCTTCTATTGGAGCACCTGGAAAAGTACGACCAAGAGACCCTGGCCCTTGGGTTTCACCTCTCTCTGGCCAGGGGTTTTGCACTGCTGATAAGGTCTGCCGTCCAACAAACGGGCCTTAAAAGAATCGTCTTAAGTGGCGGTTGTTTCCAGAACAAAATCCTTGCCGACGAGCTCCTAAGAGAGCTTCTGAAGGATTACGAAGTTTATTTTCCGGAAAAGCTTCCCCCAAACGACGGCGCCGTCTCTTACGGCCAGGCCATTTGGGCCAGCTGGAAGTTAAAACTTAAAGGTTAAAGATATCCCTTGATGGTATGCCCAAAAAATCTAGCGTTCTTGACCGAATTAAGCGGGAAATATCTAAGACTAGTCAACGGGGTTTGACCATGGCCATTATAGGGGTTTACGAAGCCAGAACCAAGTTTTCTGAACTTTTAGATCGTGTGGCTCAGGGGGAAAGGTTTGTTATTACCCGGCGAGGAATTCCGGTGGCTGTTATAAAACCTATCGCTCCCCAAAGAAGACGGAAAATAGAGGAAATCGTAGAAGAAATCAAAAAATTCCGAAAAAGGCACCGGTTAAACGGGCTTAAAATTAAAGAACTGATCGAAGAGGGGCGCATGTGAGCCAGGAATTTGTATTGGATGCCTCGGTAACTGTTGCCTGGGCGCTGGAAGACGAAAAAGACTATTATCCTGAAAGGATTTTAGATCTCCTTTGTTAAGGCACGGCATTTTCAGAGTCCAGGCTTCCTTCTTTCTTTTATATTATTTTTTTTAAATTTTTCGTTCAAAATTTTTTAATAAAAAATTTCAACCTGCAAAATCAGCATAGGCTATTTATGAAAGATTTTAGCTAAAAAATGAAATTTTCATCCTAAAGCAGACAAATAATTTTTATCGATTCAGAAAAATACGATTTAATCAAATAATTTAAATTGAGAAATATTTCACGTTCCTAATAATATATAGAAGGAGGTGAATAATTTTGGTTCATAAGCGAATACATCTCATGATAATGACATTAACCCTCTTACATCGTTAAAGAAAACACCCATTCCTAGCAATAAAACTCTCATAGCTATCTGATAGTTTTTTTGATTAAAAAGAAGGAGTTTTATGGCTTCGAAGAATGATCGTTTAGAAAAGGCACTTGCCTGGATGGAAGAGGCCCAGAAGGTAAAGAAAGTCTGTTTTCACCAGAGGATTAAGCAGGCCTTTGCTGAGATCTTCGAGAAGGCTAACGAGTACGAGCTCTTTTTTATCATCCCGGGAGAGGTTCGTGGCGAAGTGGCCTTTTACCGTTCAACGCCTCTTATTGTTTCGCAGACCTGCGGCAAAGACGGAGTCGTCTTTCACGAGCTTCCCCCTCAGGCCTGGTGGTGTTTCGGACACACGCATCTTGAAAAATACCCCCGGCTTTCTGGCCCAGACCAGACTTACTGTGCCCACCTGGGTATCCTCTGCACCATCGTAATCTCTGGCGGAAAACTAACAGACATCTGCCGCTTCTCTGGTGGCGAAGTCCCAGCGTATAAGCCAGAGGTAGAGTGGATTGAGGGCCCTTTTGTCGAGAACCCTAAGGTGGAAATTCCGGCTCTTCCCTACCAGTTTCTTGAGCCCCTTCCAGAAGGAAAAGACCTGCTCATCCTGAAGGTCGAGCCTGCGGAAAAATGAATTGTGGTAAGTGGCGAATAGCGAATGGCGGGCGGATGTAGGGGCGACGCATGTGTCGCCCCTACTGCGTATGCCTCGCCCGAGGAGAGTATTCCCTGATTTGAGGAGCTTATAAAAGTGGCAACAAATGAGGCTACAAAACGAAGTTAGATGCGGGTTTCGGTAAGAGCACTTAAAAACAACTTTTCTCGTTATCTAAAAGAGGGCCGGCAGGGAAAAATTATTAAAATTACGCGTCTCATCGCCGACTGGTAGCCAAACTTTGTCCTGCTGGAGAACAAAAAGACGGCCTTGGGGCCCTGATAGCCCAAAGTCAGTTTTTTTAGGATGGCGGTAAACCGATGGGAAGGGTGAGGCCTAAAATTTCTGGCAGGTGTCTAGCTGAACGGCTTTTGGAGGACTGTCGGTCGTCAGGATTCCACGCGAGCGTGAAGGTCGTAAACGTCGGCCTTAACAAGGCGCGCGGGGACGATGTCTCCCACAATGGCTTCGCCCTCAAGAAAAGTCACCCCGTCGATCTCTGGGGCCTGGAAAGGGGTGCGCCCGATCAGGCAGCCTTCTTCGTCAACACCTTCGATGAGCACCTCGGTGGTTTGGCCCAGGCGGGCGACAAGGTTCTCGCGGGAGATCTCCTGCTGAAGCTGCATAACCTGGTGGAACCGGGCCTCTTTTTCGGCTTGAGGGATTTGACCCGGCATTTTGGCGGCAAGTGTGCCATCTTCTGGCGAAAAGATAAAGGCCCCCAGGTGGTCAAAACGAGCCTCCTGCAAAAAGGAAAGAAGGGCCTCAAAGTCTTTTTCGTCCTCCCCGGGAAAGCCCACGATTACGCTTGTCCTTAAGCCTGCCTGCGGAAAGGACTTACGAATCTTTTCCAGAAGAGCAAGCATCTTTTCGGGCTCAAAGGACCGACGCATTTTCTTGAGGATGCGCGGGCTTGCGTGCTGGATGGGAATATCAAAATAAGGACAAATGTTCGCAAAAGAGGCCATGGTCTCAAGGAGTGCGTCGTTTATGCCCTGAGGGTAAAGATAAAGTAGCCTCACCCACGCCGGGGCCACTTCCTGGGCAAGCTTTTTTAAAAGCCCCGGGAGGGCATACTCCCCCCGGTCAAGACCGTAGGCCGAGACATCTTGCCCCACCAGGATAAACTCTTGTACCCCACGCGCCAAAAGCGCTTTTGCTTCCTCAAGAATTAGTCTTTCAGGCACACTGCGAAGCGGCCCGCGAATACGCGGAATAGTACAGAAAGAACAGGCGTGTTTGCAGCCGTCAGAGACCTTAAGATACGCATAGAACGGGTTTTCCGTAAGCAGCCGCTTGGTAGTCTCTGGGCCTTCTAGACGGGGGACATAGCGTTTTTTAGAAAGTATGGCCTTGGGATCGCGGTAGGCCTCAATGCCAAGGAATTGATCCACCTCGGGAAGTTCCGGTAAAAGTGCCTCTTTGTAGCGCGTAACAAGGCAGCCTCCCACCACCAGGCGCTGGTGGGAAAGTTTTTCTTCGGCAAGCTCAAAAATTACGTCAAGGGATTCTTCAACGGCTTCCCTAATAAAGGCGCAGGTGTTTACAAAGAGGATATCTGCCTCTTCGGGATCAAGCACCACCTCCACGCCAAGCTCCGCCAGAGAAGCCAAGAATTTTTCCGCGTCCACACGGTTTTTAGGACACCCGAGAAGCACCGGATAAATTTTCATGAAGGTTATTCTTTAACGGGCAGGCGTTTTTCCTCAAGGATGTTGTTATCGTCGTCAACATAGACGAGAGTGACGGTAGCCTGGTCTATCTCCTCGGGGCTAAGCCAGGTGTAAGAGACAAGGATTATCTTATCCCCCACTTCTCCCTTGCGTGCCGCCGCCCCGTTTAGGCAAACTTCTTTGCTCCCCCACTCGCCCTTGATAACGTAAGTCTCAAAGCGTTCGCCATTGGCCAGGTTATAGACCCAGACGGATTCAAAGGGCTCAAGGCCAGCGGCAATCATAAACCGCGGGTCAAGAGTAATGCTCCCCTCATAGTTCAGATTTTTGTTCGTAATGCGGAGCGTATGTATTTTTGAGCGCAAAAACTTCCGCCACATAAGCAAGTCCAGAAATTCTATTTTGCCCACATTTTAACATTTTGAATCCCAGACGCCAGAGATATCTGACCACCATAAA
Proteins encoded in this window:
- a CDS encoding hydrogenase maturation protease, which translates into the protein MNGSTKAAIIGLGNILFKDEGFGVHLVRYLMNHYRFPVNCQVIDGGCAGLSLLDLMRGNDLVFIIDVYLSQEDPPGSYKIFSWNDIENLKGNNFASVHQFGVKDALGVARLQGIVPEVFKTYAVVPENMDLGLELSPTLAKVLPLLAEKVVSDLTNYNFKIEKV
- a CDS encoding HypC/HybG/HupF family hydrogenase formation chaperone, producing MCLGVPMKLTKVTYPTGIAEVDGVKREVNLQLLPEEEIKEGDYVIVHVGFAIQKLTPEEAEETWRLLKQVLESHA
- the hypA gene encoding hydrogenase maturation nickel metallochaperone HypA codes for the protein MHETSLVLAMCSQIEEMARAQKAQEVLSITVRIGEVAGVEEEIFAFAFEVYKKENPLFKKSELKIEKIPARKKCLACGEEFQGLSPKKCPRCGKEQFSYTGGDELQIAKVELMVED
- the hypB gene encoding hydrogenase nickel incorporation protein HypB, producing MCEHCGCHERTKEITLEHKILSENEAIAESNRAHFKAKGIKAINLISSPGSGKTTLLEATIDALAGEIPMAVIEGDPETERDAERIRQKGIPAVQVTTGGACHLDARTVHRAFHQLEENQFKLLFIENVGNLLCPSAFDLGEDLRVVLVSVPEGSDKPAKYPAAFYRADIFLITKIDLLPYFDFDLEEARRLAQELNPRLKIIPLSAKTGEGMSLWLETLKALASQ
- the hypF gene encoding carbamoyltransferase HypF: MAGNPEGLGITVKGVVQGVGFRPFVYRLAKRFGLTGSVRNTGEGVLIEAFGDEKALLAFLKALKEEAPPLARIESLKTTPLEGKAPSEFLVLESQGGTKKTKIPPDVATCEACLAELFDADDRRFRYPFINCTDCGPRFSVILDLPYDRGKTTMKVFLLCPECQSEYQNPEDRRFHAEPNACPACGPKIWLCDAKGNALRDVEDPLAFAIEALREGKILALRGLGGFHLACDATNQEACHILRKRKKRPRKPFAIMVKDLAAAELLAELGPEEKRLLCSPKRPILLARAKSPSPLAAEIAPGLDILGLMLPYTPLHHLLLREGDFLALVMTSGNLSGEPLCVSNEEALTRLKGIADFFLLHNREIAIGIDDSVMRFIAGKPRLIRRARGFVPEPLPYPFTEKRVFAFGPHLKNTFTLTREDEAFISQHLGDLEDLETVRFFKKVRAHFENILHVRPQVLVCDLHPGYLSTELAEEEAKKTGLPLVKVQHHVAHAAAVAGEFGIRPPFLALILDGVGLGDDHTLWGGELFYVEAGSYQRLGHIFPVGQPGGDAAAREPWRMLLAYLYALYGDKALETFRKLLPDTFWAKGEIVFKMLARGVNAPLTTSTGRLFDACAALLGVCYEQSFEGEAPMLLEAMAARAQERLIFEIPLTVKEHLVLDTRRLFRLLLEHLEKYDQETLALGFHLSLARGFALLIRSAVQQTGLKRIVLSGGCFQNKILADELLRELLKDYEVYFPEKLPPNDGAVSYGQAIWASWKLKLKG
- a CDS encoding type II toxin-antitoxin system Phd/YefM family antitoxin; the encoded protein is MPKKSSVLDRIKREISKTSQRGLTMAIIGVYEARTKFSELLDRVAQGERFVITRRGIPVAVIKPIAPQRRRKIEEIVEEIKKFRKRHRLNGLKIKELIEEGRM
- the rimO gene encoding 30S ribosomal protein S12 methylthiotransferase RimO, yielding MKIYPVLLGCPKNRVDAEKFLASLAELGVEVVLDPEEADILFVNTCAFIREAVEESLDVIFELAEEKLSHQRLVVGGCLVTRYKEALLPELPEVDQFLGIEAYRDPKAILSKKRYVPRLEGPETTKRLLTENPFYAYLKVSDGCKHACSFCTIPRIRGPLRSVPERLILEEAKALLARGVQEFILVGQDVSAYGLDRGEYALPGLLKKLAQEVAPAWVRLLYLYPQGINDALLETMASFANICPYFDIPIQHASPRILKKMRRSFEPEKMLALLEKIRKSFPQAGLRTSVIVGFPGEDEKDFEALLSFLQEARFDHLGAFIFSPEDGTLAAKMPGQIPQAEKEARFHQVMQLQQEISRENLVARLGQTTEVLIEGVDEEGCLIGRTPFQAPEIDGVTFLEGEAIVGDIVPARLVKADVYDLHARVES
- the panD gene encoding aspartate 1-decarboxylase: MWRKFLRSKIHTLRITNKNLNYEGSITLDPRFMIAAGLEPFESVWVYNLANGERFETYVIKGEWGSKEVCLNGAAARKGEVGDKIILVSYTWLSPEEIDQATVTLVYVDDDNNILEEKRLPVKE